TCTCGTCGCGCGCTTTAACGGGCGTTCCGCGCGTCACACGATTTGCATTGTGGCGCATGTCGATGTCGTGCCGCCGGGTGATCTCTCGAAGTGGAGCGGAGATCCGTGGACGATGCGCGTTGAGCAGCGCGCGGAGAGTGGCGCCATGCTCATCGGCCGCGGTGTGGAAGACAATCAACAAGGCCTGGTTTCCGCAGTGTGTGCGATGAAGGCATTGCGCGATTTGCAGGTGACGCCCGAATTTGATGTGGCGTTACTGTTTGTGGCCGATGAGGAAACCGGCAGCCGTTACGGCGCGCATTTTCTCGTCGATCATCATGCGGAGCTTTTTAGCAAAAATGATCTCATGATCATTCCGGACGCCGGCAATCAAAACGGCACGATGATCGAAGTGGCGGAGAAGAGTATTTTGTGGCTGCGTTTTCAAACGGTGGGCCGGCAATGCCACGGCTCGGAGCCGGAGAAGGGGCGTAACGCGCATAAAGCCGCAAATTATCTGGCTTATCGTCTCGAATCGCTTTATCAAAAATTCAAAAAACGGAATGCCATGTTCCAGCCGCCGTTTTCCACCTTTGAGC
This region of Cytophagia bacterium CHB2 genomic DNA includes:
- a CDS encoding M20 family metallo-hydrolase, whose product is LVARFNGRSARHTICIVAHVDVVPPGDLSKWSGDPWTMRVEQRAESGAMLIGRGVEDNQQGLVSAVCAMKALRDLQVTPEFDVALLFVADEETGSRYGAHFLVDHHAELFSKNDLMIIPDAGNQNGTMIEVAEKSILWLRFQTVGRQCHGSEPEKGRNAHKAANYLAYRLESLYQKFKKRNAMFQPPFSTFEPTKREANVPNINTIPGEDVMYFDCRILPEYKTTDILKAVRAIAKETERKFRVKIAITPQQGEQAAPPTSMDAPVVKAIAHAVRELRGRRPKPMGIGGGTVAACFRRAGIPAAVWSTMEDTAHSPDESCLVKNMLDDAKVFAHIFMQRG